In the Longimicrobium terrae genome, CTGAAGGGTGCCCTGGGCGGCGCGCGAGCCCGCATCCCACGCGGTGTGGAGCCAGCGCGCGGCCATTGAGGTATCCGCCGGGACGCCGGCTCCGTCCAGGTATTGCGCGCCGAGCGCGTACCGTGCGTCGGCAGAGCCCGCACACGCCGCTTCCCGGAGAAGCGTGTGTGCCGCGTCGAGTTTCACCGGCACGCCCAATCCCGTCTGATACGCCAGGCCCAACGCGTACATCCCGCGTACGGATCTGGCTCTGGCGGCCGTGAGGTACTCGTGAACCGCCCTGGTCGTATCCGCCGTCACCAGCTTTCCCTCGAGGTACAGGTCGCCCAGATCCACATGCGCGTCGTGGGAACCAGCCTGCCCGGCCATCGTCAGATAATGTACGGCGGAGTCGCTGCCGGTCTCGGCGAAGATGACGCCGAGTCTGCGCATGGCCTCGGCGCTGTGTCCTTCATCGATGGCGCGATGCAGCCAGTGCCTGGCGAAGTGTGGGCTCCTGCCCTGAACGCCGTATCCGTTCTGATGAACGGCGGCCCAGGCGATCATGCTGCGGATGTCGCCCTTGTCGGCACCCTGCTTCACCAGCTCGGCGCCGCGAACAGAGTCGACGGGGGTGCCGCGGCCGGAAAGGTATGCCCATCCCAGCAGTCCCAGCGCCTCTGGCTCGCCGGCCGCCGCGGACTTCTGGAAGAGGCGAAAAGCAGCTTCGTAGCGCCCCTTTGCGCAGAGCGTCTTTCCAGCCTCCAGATTGCCCGAGCCGCCCGTCGTACTCGCGGTCCCGCAGTCCATCACCTGAAACGCCACAGGAACGTCGGGCGGCGGCTGATCGCGGACGGGCCAGCTCGTGGCGAGGATGATGGCCGTCAGGGCGGCGGAAGCGATGGCCGCGTACCGCTTCTCGCGGCGAAAGCGCGGCTGCAGAAAGAGCCGCGCGGGATCCACATCGGCGCGGTGCACCAGTTCCGGCAGAATCGGGCCCGGTTCGTTCAACTCCAGCACCGTACGAGCCTGATCGAACGCCATCTGGACGGATTCCCCGGATGCGATCGCGCCGTAGAACTCGGCGTTGAAGCGGATGGCATCCTCATCCAGAATCTCGCCTGTAGTGCCGATCGCGCACCCGACGACCTGCGCGACGGCTTCCGCCTGTGACCGGGAGTAGCAGGCGCTCAGGACCACGAGACGGACCTCGTTCTTGAACACCTGAAAGGCCCGCGTCATGGCCACCGTGCTCACCCGCCGCTTGTCGAGCCCGTCCGGCGACGCGAACACCAGAACGCCCTCGTTGCCGTGCCCACTGAAGTGCACGATCCGCGGCCGTGTCGTGCGCAGTTCATTGGCTAGATCACTTGGGCGCGCAGCGGGTCTCCATTGGAAGTCCATCACCGCTTCCGTACGGTCAACCTTGATCCGTTGCTGCGTCTCACGAACGTCTTCATCCAGTCTGAGCGTTGCGCCCGGGTCAGCCGCCAGGAACAGAACCGTGATCTTCTTCATGATGATCGTCAGCGGGGATGGATGGGTGGTGCAGATTGTATCAGTCGGTCAGGTGTGTCCGATTTCGCTGGTCGATGGGCGCCCGGATACGCCGGATGGATGAGGCGGGGCACACGATCGCCGCCGCGGATGTGCATTGCAATGGACATCGCGATCCAAATCGTCTCCCATCGTAAACACCCGCTTATCAGCCCGGTAAGCGCCGTCAAGTTTATCGACTAAGTATATCGCTGTATCCTTCTTCCCGCGGAGCGCGATCCGGAACGACGTTCCTCACCCTTGCGTTCGCGATGGCCAACAATGCTGATTGTTGATGGATGCAGCGCTGGATGGATGGCGCTCGTTCCGCGGCTGAGTTCGGCTCGTGTCCGCGGAGCTGACGTGAGGCGTGGACGACTGGATCTTCCGCGCGCTGGCGGCAATCGATCGCGAGTTCTTGAAGCAGGGGATCACCCGTTGCCCGTGGAGGCGTGATGGAAGTGTTCGAGGTGGTGATCGCGCTGCTTCTGGGCGGGGCGGCGCTGGCGGCGGTCGCGCGGCGGATCGGGGCGCCGTACCCGGCGCTGGTGGCGCTGGCCGGGGCGGCGCTCGCCCTGATCCCCGGCGTGCCCACGCTGGTGCTGGATCCCGAACTGGCGCTGGCGCTGTTCGTGGCGCCGGTGCTGGTGGACGCCGCGTTCGATGCCTCGCCGCGCGACCTGCGCACCAACTGGCGCGCGGTCACCAGCCTCGCCTTGGGCGCTGTGGTGCTCACCGTGGCCGTGGTGGCGGTGGTGGCGCGGCTTCTGGTTCCCGGCATGCCGTGGGCGGCGGCGGTCGCGCTGGGCGCCATCGTGGCCCCGCCGGATGCCGCGGCCGCCACCACCGTGCTCAAGGCGCTGCGTCCTCCGCACCGTCTGCTGGTCATCCTGGAAGGCGAAAGCCTGTTCAACGACGCCAGCGCGCTACTCATCTACCGGCTGGCCGTGGGCGCCATGCTCACCGGCACGCTTTCCGGATGGACCGTGGTGCCCATGCTGCTGATCGTGACGGTGGGGAGCGTGGTGCTGGCGCTGGTGCTCTCACGGCTCACCCTTGCCGTCAGCGCGCGCATCACCGACGTATCCACCGCGGTAGTCGTGCAGTTCTGCAGCACCTTTGGGGTGTGGATTCTGGCGGAGCAGCTTCACCTGTCCGGGATCATCACGCTGGTGGTGTACGCCATGGCCGCCTCGCGTCGCGCGGCCGAGGTGGTGCCCGCGCGCATCCGCATTCCCGCGTGGGCCGTGTGGGAGGTGGCGGTATTCGTGCTGAACGTGCTCGCGTTCATCCTGGTGGGATTCCAGCTTCGGTCCATCAGCGAGCGCGTGACGGGAGCCGCCGGGGCGCGGTATGCACTCGTGACCGCGGCCGTGTGCGCGGCGGTGATCGTGGCGCGCATGGCGTGGGTGACGGGCGCGGCGGCGTTCAGCCGGTGGCGCTGCCGCCCGCATCCGGACGGCACGCCCGGCCCGCGCGATCCGGTGGCGTTGAGCGCCGGCGCGGCGGCGGTGGTGGGATGGTGCGGAATGCGCGGCACGGTGACGCTGGCCGCCGCCCTCGCGCTCCCCACCGGCGCGCATGGCGGCGCCGAGTTTCCGTACCGCGACCTGATCATCGTGACGGCGTTCGGCGTGGTGCTGGGAACGCTGGTGCTGCAGGGACTTACGCTGCGCCCGCTGATGCTGCGCCTGGGGCTGGAGGATGACGGCAGCGTGGGCCACGAAGTCCGTCTGGCGCGGGTGGAGACGCTGCGCGCCGCGCTCGCCGCCGCCGAGGCGTGCCCCGAGGCCGAAACCGCGGCGCTCGTGCGGCACCGTTACGCGCTCCAGCTGAGCCGCGCGGAGGCGGCCGTCTCCATCCCGGCCGGCCCGGTGGACCACGACGGCCAGGACGCGGACGAAGCCGTGGTCCGCGCCGCCACCCGCGCCGAGCGCCGACGCCTGGTTGCCCTCCGCGCCGACGGCACCATCGGCGACGCCGCCTTTCAGCGCGTGGAAGAAGAGCTGGACTGGGCCGAGCTCGACTGGGCGCGCGTGGTGCAGGCCGGCGCGCGCGAGGAGGAGTAGGTTTCAGGATGCTTTTCGTCCAACTTCAACTAGTGCCATTCGTAGCGGGGAAATTGCGGACCTGCGCACGGGCGTGCCCTGATAGTTGCAGATGAATCAAGACCCGTAGCGTCTCACTCGCGAGCTTCACATGGCCTCTGAGGTTCTCGTCTCTGACGATCAAACCAGCATCTTCCAACCGTCTCCAAGCCTCACTGATCTCGTGCGTGGAAACTTTTATGCTGTCCGTGATGTCCGCACTGTCGACCCACTGCTCCGAAATAGCTGCTACTTTCGTGAGCAGGGTCCAACGACAATCAAGTGCACGAGCCGAGTATCCATCAGTCCAACCATAACGAATGCCCAACGTGGCTAAAGCGCCATTCTCGTTATATGTGCCGTCTTGGACATCCTCGTCGTCGATAAAGTAGTCCTCATCTACGTCAAACGCGGCGTGAGCGAAACGTTGAAGAAGATGAGGTATACCTTGAGCCATCCGGACGATTCTAAGCCGAGCTGATGCAGTAATCAGCGTTCGACGGCCATTCTCCCTATTCCCTTCCTCCAAAGTCTTATCGATAATGACCGTGCTTTCCCAATCCTTTAATCTCTGCAGATGAATAATCTCGAATAGACCCAAAGCAGCTGGGTGGCTATTCCTGAGGATGGGAAGCATTTCAGGTAGCCCAGCGACTCCAATCATGAAATGCCTGCAGCCAAGGCTGTCCAGACGCCCCAGTAACAGTTTCAAAAATGACCCAAGTCGTAGCTCAGGCGACGAGTTCTCAGCTTCGTCGATGAGGAGGAGGACACCATCGTAGTGTGCACGAAGGCGCTGGTCCGGGTCCGTAAGGGCTTGGATTGTCTCCGCTAGTTTGTAAGCAAACCTCTCGTTCGCAATAAGATCTTCCTGATGTGAAGGATCTCGAATACTTACCCCCGCAACCTCAATGCGACGGACGAGGGCCCAAAGATCAGCTAGAAATGCTCGCGTTTTTTCTGATTCTGTGAGTTTCTTCTCCAATCCCAAGATGATCTTAGATAGAAGTGCTGTTTGCGTAGTCGAAGAATCAACGTCCGTGTCTATCACAAGATAGCTGAAGCCCTTCGAAACCCTGCCTTCTGCGAGTGCTTTAAGGTAGAACAATAAGGATGATTTGCCGAAACCGCGCTCACCGACCACCAAGAAATTCCGTGGTTGACCAGAACGCGTGTGGACTAATGCCTCTATCATCCTTGTCAGTTCCTCTTGACGTCCGATAAACATCCCAGGCGAAATCGGCCGAGTAGGACTAAACGGATTCAAGCGGGCGGAGGCAGCAGCCGCGAGGACGTCGAGATCATCCGGAGAGAAGGCAAGTTGACGTATGACCTCTGCACGCTCTTCATCTGGCAAGTCGCCAGTGATCAAGGCGGCCAGTCGCTCATCATCAATAGGATGGATGTTCATCTTCTCAATCCCACGATCTTTACAACTCCGAAGAGAATCGCACACGAGGGAATCGACAGAGAAGATGGCCAATGGGTAGTTAGTGCCATCATAGCTCGGCCTCAATCAAGCCTGCTACGTCTCTCGATGTGATCCCGGCACGCTCCAATTCTGGTCGTAATGCCGAAATCAGGCGCTCTATCCGGCGGTACAGTGGCTTGGGCTCGACCCCGAGTACACGGGCTATGTCGGGTATGGAAAAGCCCCGGAGCAACCTCATCTGCAGTATCACAGAGTCTTCGGGGTCCAGCAACGTCAACGCTCGTTGTAGCGCTTCCACAACTCGCGCTTGTTCATCTCGGTCCTCTTTAGAGATGAGAGCGTCATCGGCTGAAGTTCTGCCGGAAAGGTGCTCCGTGTTCAGGGGTAACAGCGTTGGCCGTAGCGGTTGCCGTAGCGGTTGCCGGTCCGGAAGCAGAGATGCCAAACGGACAAGTTCCCGCTCCTCCGGGAGATCTGGTTCCGAGTGCTGTAGCCTACTAATGGCTTCAGGAAGAGTGTAGCCGTGAGCATAGATGAGCCGTTCCAATCGAACAGCCACCGAACCTAAGCGCAAAGCAACGGCGGAAGGCCTCCATCTCCCGCTGTTGATCCGTTGATATTCTTGGAACAGCCGAGAAACGGCTACCATAAGGAAAACAGCAAACGCACTATTACCTCGCCAATGCCGGAAAACGGCGTATTCATCCGCAATCAAGCGGGTTTTAATCCAAGAGCCAACATCGTCAGTCTCGTCGAAATCAAGCCCTGCACGTCTTCCAAGCAGACCGATAGCTCGTTCGATCGTGTGGAGATTAGCGACGAATAGCTGTTCAGCTTCGATCCGATCAATCATTGCATCCTGTCGGTGCATGTCGCCCAGAGCAGGGCACTAGACTTTTCGACCCTCTCATCCCTGTACTGTGGCAATCTATTTCAAAGCATGAGTAAAGCGGAACCAGCTAGCAGCCGCTTGAACCACAGAGATTGTTCCCCGCGACCTCAACGGCCCGGCGATCGCTTCGCCGGGCCGTTGGCGCCTCCAACTTACTGCCTGAGGCTCAGCGGGTCGAGCGGGCTGCCGCCCGATGGACGTGGCTCAGCGGGGCCAGGCGGGGCCGCAGCCGGTCTGCTGATACGTGTCGCTCACGTTCAGCAGCTTCCAGCTTCCGCCGCGGCGGGCAAGGTGGAACGCGTCGTATCCGCAGTGCGTAACGGCGCCGTCGCGGCGCACCTGGTACTCGGCCCACACCATGGCCAGGTCGCCGCTCACGTGCACCACCTCGTTGCGCAGCGGCTCGTCGATGCCGGGCTGGTCGGCGCGCGTGGCCACGCGAATGAATTCCGCGCCCGTCAGCACCACCACCCGCGTCGCGCCCTCGCGCGTGGGCCGCAGCAGCGTGATGCGCGTGAGCGAGTCCACGTACTGATGCATGGCGACGGTGTCCTTCATCCGCAGCGCGTCCGTAAAGCCATGGACGGCGGCGAGCACGGCGCCGCGCTCCTGCTCCGTGGTTTCGCGCGCGCCGGTGCCGGCCGCGGCGGGCGTCGTCTGGGCAAGCGCGGTGCGCGGCAGGACGGCGGCGGCGAACAGCGGAAGCAGCAGCAGGGCGAGGTGGCGTGTGCGCATGGGCGTATGTGTTCGGTGGGGAGATCGAGTCCGCCGCCCGGGGATGGACGGCGGAGGTCGTGCAGCAGAAGCGGACGGAAACTATGCGTCTACGCGTTCTGCCGCCAATCCCCCGGCGAGTACGGCGTCGCTGGACGACGACGGCCCCGGCGAGAAGATCTCGCCGGGGCCGTCGTGCTTGCTCCGTCCGGTGCCGGGTCAGCGGCTCAGGCCACGCACGGCGAGGAATAGGTGTTGGGGCGCTCGATGGGGCGTGTCTGCGTGTTGTACAGGATCGATGCCGCGTACACGCCGTCGGCCCCTACCATGCCGGCCGGATCGCCGAACTCCGGCTGCATGACCGTCGTTTCCACTTCCAGCTTTTCCAGATCCAGATTCATCCGCATGGTGTCCTCCTGGTTCAGTGTGGTGAATCGTGTCGTTATAGGATAGGGAAAAGACGGGTGGATTGTCAATCCCGGTCGGCTCGGTTTTCGGGCCGCCGCGCATTGCGAAGCACCGCTTATCACCCTGAGAACCTGTGCCTCGTTTATCCGCCGGCACCCTCGGGATACCTTTCGCGACAACGAGGTGCGGGCGATCGGCCCGGCCCCGGGCGTGCTGTACGGGATGTGCACCGTTGCGGCGCATCCGGTACGCGGCGGCACATCATCAACGGCGGGAGACGTACGATGGAGATCAAGCGAGCGGGCTCACAGCCGTCCGCAAAGGGACCGGCGGACTGGTTCACGGGGACGGTGCGCATCGATCCGCTGTTCGCGGCCAGCGAACCGGCGCGGGCGGCGGGCAACGCCGTCACCTTCGAGCCCGGGGCGCGCACGGCATGGCACACGCATCCGCTGGGGCAGACGCTGGTCGTCACGGCGGGGTGCGGGCTGGCCCAGCGCGAGGGCGGTCCGGTGGAGGAAATCCGCCCCGGTGACGTCGTACAGTTTGCGCCGGGCGAAAAGCACTGGCACGGCGCGGCCGCCACCACGGCCATGACGCACATCGCCATTCAGGAAGCGCTGGACGGCAGGGCGGTGGAGTGGATGGAGCACGTCAGCGATGACGAGTACGGGGCCGGACCGGGCTCCCGGTGACGTCTTTCGATCGAACCCGCAACACGGAATCAGACATGCTGAACACCCGCACCCTGGGCACGCAGGGGCTGAACGTATCCGCCCTCGGCCTCGGACTGATGGGGATGAGCCAGGCGTACGGCACCGCCGAGGAGCGCGACGAAGCCGAATCCATCGCCACCATCCACCGATCCATCGAACTCGGCTGCACCTTTCTGGACACGGCTGAGGCGTACGGGCCGTGGAAGAACGAGGAACTGCTGGGCCGCGCGCTGCGGGAACTGCCGGGCTCGCGCGACAGGGTGGTGATCGCCACCAAGTTCGGCTTCCGGTTCGATGAACGGAACGCCATCGCCGGTGTCGACAGCCGGCCGGAGCACGTGCGCGAGGTGGTGGAAGGCTCGCTGCGGCGGCTGGGGACGGACTACATCGACCTTCTCTACCAGCACCGTGTGGATCCCGCGGTCCCCATCGAGGACGTGGTGGGGACGATGGGCGAGCTGGTCCGCGAGGGAAAGGTGCGCTTTCTGGGGCTGTCCGAGGCGGGCGAGGGGACCATCCGCCGCGCGCACGCGGTGCACCCCATCTCCGCGCTGCAGAGCGAATACTCGCTCTGGGAGCGCAACCTGGAGCCGCGCATCATCCCGCTGCTGCGCGAGTTGGGGATTGGGCTGGTGCCGTTCGCGCCGCTGGGCCGCGGCTTTCTGACGGGCGCCGTCAAGCGCGCGGAAGAGTATCTGCCGAGCGACTTTCGGCACAACGATCCGCGCTACCAAGGCGAAAACTTCGAGGCCAACGTGCGCGCCGCCTCCGCCGTCCGCGAGGTGGCGGCAAACAAGGGCGTGACGGCGGGGCAGATCGCCCTCGCGTGGCTGCTGCACAAGGGGCCGGACATCGCGCCCATCCCCGGCACCAAGCGCCGCGCGTACCTGGAGGAGAACGTGGCCGCCGCGGACGTGTCGCTCTCCGCGGACGAGATGGCGGCGCTGGATGCCGCGCTCGCGCCGGATAAGGTGTCGGGCCCGCGCTACAACGAGCGCCAGGC is a window encoding:
- a CDS encoding cupin domain-containing protein, yielding MEIKRAGSQPSAKGPADWFTGTVRIDPLFAASEPARAAGNAVTFEPGARTAWHTHPLGQTLVVTAGCGLAQREGGPVEEIRPGDVVQFAPGEKHWHGAAATTAMTHIAIQEALDGRAVEWMEHVSDDEYGAGPGSR
- a CDS encoding aldo/keto reductase; translation: MLNTRTLGTQGLNVSALGLGLMGMSQAYGTAEERDEAESIATIHRSIELGCTFLDTAEAYGPWKNEELLGRALRELPGSRDRVVIATKFGFRFDERNAIAGVDSRPEHVREVVEGSLRRLGTDYIDLLYQHRVDPAVPIEDVVGTMGELVREGKVRFLGLSEAGEGTIRRAHAVHPISALQSEYSLWERNLEPRIIPLLRELGIGLVPFAPLGRGFLTGAVKRAEEYLPSDFRHNDPRYQGENFEANVRAASAVREVAANKGVTAGQIALAWLLHKGPDIAPIPGTKRRAYLEENVAAADVSLSADEMAALDAALAPDKVSGPRYNERQAAMVDR
- a CDS encoding cation:proton antiporter; its protein translation is MEVFEVVIALLLGGAALAAVARRIGAPYPALVALAGAALALIPGVPTLVLDPELALALFVAPVLVDAAFDASPRDLRTNWRAVTSLALGAVVLTVAVVAVVARLLVPGMPWAAAVALGAIVAPPDAAAATTVLKALRPPHRLLVILEGESLFNDASALLIYRLAVGAMLTGTLSGWTVVPMLLIVTVGSVVLALVLSRLTLAVSARITDVSTAVVVQFCSTFGVWILAEQLHLSGIITLVVYAMAASRRAAEVVPARIRIPAWAVWEVAVFVLNVLAFILVGFQLRSISERVTGAAGARYALVTAAVCAAVIVARMAWVTGAAAFSRWRCRPHPDGTPGPRDPVALSAGAAAVVGWCGMRGTVTLAAALALPTGAHGGAEFPYRDLIIVTAFGVVLGTLVLQGLTLRPLMLRLGLEDDGSVGHEVRLARVETLRAALAAAEACPEAETAALVRHRYALQLSRAEAAVSIPAGPVDHDGQDADEAVVRAATRAERRRLVALRADGTIGDAAFQRVEEELDWAELDWARVVQAGAREEE
- a CDS encoding CHAT domain-containing protein, which produces MKKITVLFLAADPGATLRLDEDVRETQQRIKVDRTEAVMDFQWRPAARPSDLANELRTTRPRIVHFSGHGNEGVLVFASPDGLDKRRVSTVAMTRAFQVFKNEVRLVVLSACYSRSQAEAVAQVVGCAIGTTGEILDEDAIRFNAEFYGAIASGESVQMAFDQARTVLELNEPGPILPELVHRADVDPARLFLQPRFRREKRYAAIASAALTAIILATSWPVRDQPPPDVPVAFQVMDCGTASTTGGSGNLEAGKTLCAKGRYEAAFRLFQKSAAAGEPEALGLLGWAYLSGRGTPVDSVRGAELVKQGADKGDIRSMIAWAAVHQNGYGVQGRSPHFARHWLHRAIDEGHSAEAMRRLGVIFAETGSDSAVHYLTMAGQAGSHDAHVDLGDLYLEGKLVTADTTRAVHEYLTAARARSVRGMYALGLAYQTGLGVPVKLDAAHTLLREAACAGSADARYALGAQYLDGAGVPADTSMAARWLHTAWDAGSRAAQGTLQQLGMLERPLRWRGPVGWVLARLGLSGTGLPERCPANSAIAH
- a CDS encoding ATP-binding protein — protein: MNIHPIDDERLAALITGDLPDEERAEVIRQLAFSPDDLDVLAAAASARLNPFSPTRPISPGMFIGRQEELTRMIEALVHTRSGQPRNFLVVGERGFGKSSLLFYLKALAEGRVSKGFSYLVIDTDVDSSTTQTALLSKIILGLEKKLTESEKTRAFLADLWALVRRIEVAGVSIRDPSHQEDLIANERFAYKLAETIQALTDPDQRLRAHYDGVLLLIDEAENSSPELRLGSFLKLLLGRLDSLGCRHFMIGVAGLPEMLPILRNSHPAALGLFEIIHLQRLKDWESTVIIDKTLEEGNRENGRRTLITASARLRIVRMAQGIPHLLQRFAHAAFDVDEDYFIDDEDVQDGTYNENGALATLGIRYGWTDGYSARALDCRWTLLTKVAAISEQWVDSADITDSIKVSTHEISEAWRRLEDAGLIVRDENLRGHVKLASETLRVLIHLQLSGHARAQVRNFPATNGTS